A genome region from Setaria italica strain Yugu1 chromosome III, Setaria_italica_v2.0, whole genome shotgun sequence includes the following:
- the LOC111256813 gene encoding uncharacterized protein LOC111256813, whose product MASGDNDFGDNAEPLWRHVDVLEGSGSLDEDNVRFLCDYCNRVFHGNYSAVEAHLLEWSRHGVEDCTGLTDTIHTQLENEYVAAEDSNARTMPMDMPLTHSATSSDSSGRSVTGKAIVQPKRRKKSTDFHEDIRAMFRDLLDAEIARLFYSAGLALDVATNPYYDISFSLARKKDIPGCTDVKNASMESQDHWASQVAMIVYYSGLSFNLAKNPYYHGSLSVATMVHIPGYPPPGPEKLKTTLLK is encoded by the exons ATGGCAAGTGGGGATAATGATTTTGGAGACAATGCTGAGCCCCTATGGAGACATGTTGACGTTTTGGAGGGGTCTGGTTCACTTGATGAAGATAATGTGAGGTTCCTATGTGACTACTGCAATCGTGTCTTTCATGGAAACTATTCAGCGGTGGAGGCACACCTGCTTGAATGGTCTCGGCATGGTGTTGAAGATTGCACAGGGTTGACAGATACTATCCATACACAACTTGAGAATGAGTATGTCGCTGCAGAAGATTCAAATGCAAGAACCATGCCTATGGATATGCCCTTAACACATTCTGCTACTAGCAGCGATTCTAGTGGCAGGTCAGTCACAGGCAAAGCTATAGTTCAGCCAAAGAGACGAAAGAAGAGCACAGATTTTCATGAGGATATTCGTGCGATGTTTCGTGATCTTTTGGATGCTGAAATTGCAAGACTGTTCTATTCTGCAG GCTTGGCGCTTGATGTTGCAACAAACCCATATTATGATATCTCATTTTCTCTAGCCAGGAAGAAAGACATTCCTGGTTGCACTGATGTCAAAAATGCTTCTATGGAAAGCCAAGATCACTGGGCTTCTCAAGTTGCAATGATCGTCTATTATTCAG GCTTGTCATTCAATCTTGCAAAGAACCCATATTATCATGGTTCTTTATCTGTTGCCACAATGGTCCACATTCCTGGTTATCCTCCTCCTGGACCTGAGAAGCTGAAGACAACTCTTTTGAAATAA
- the LOC101772671 gene encoding uncharacterized protein LOC101772671 isoform X2 — MLMVDMTSLSYCAFVFRTEALLNMQDSDIHSCEDGLKDHINKVKTLLEELECLVEDVYAITLTANISALKVSDSHTIDSKLTIDSCIIGEDKSADQLDSDVFLVTVMIIVHNMLELDYAMQENIVGALSLKTLPSELEGYCLMWDLRPYIDDDVMHLAWEMCP; from the exons ATGCTAATGGTTGATATGACTTCTTTATCGTACTGTGCATTTGTTTTTCGAACTGAGGCATTACTGAATATGCAAGATTCGGACA TACACTCGTGTGAAGATGGACTTAAGGATCACATAAACAAAG TTAAGACTTTGCTTGAAGAGCTTGAATGTCTAGTCGAGGATGTCTATGCCATCACCCTAACCGCCAATATAAGTGCTCTGAAAGTTTCAGACAGTCATACCATTGACAGCAAGCTGACTATTGATTCGTGCATCATTGGG GAGGATAAAAGTGCAGATCAATTGGACAGTGATGTATTTCTTGTTACTGTGATGATCATTGTTCACAACATGTTGGAGCTTGACTATGCGATGCAG GAAAATATTGTTGGTGCATTATCCCTAAAAACGCTGCCATCAGAGCTTGAAGGATACTGCCTCATGTGGGATTTGCGCCCATACATTGACGATGATGTGATGCATCTTGCCTGGGAAATGTGTCCATAA
- the LOC101772671 gene encoding uncharacterized protein LOC101772671 isoform X1, whose translation MLMVDMTSLSYCAFVFRTEALLNMQDSDIHSCEDGLKDHINKVKTLLEELECLVEDVYAITLTANISALKVSDSHTIDSKLTIDSCIIGVEVSVQTFPFTNHLHSVLFNREYLAVYNDEVRWKPGNMLHLLQEDKSADQLDSDVFLVTVMIIVHNMLELDYAMQENIVGALSLKTLPSELEGYCLMWDLRPYIDDDVMHLAWEMCP comes from the exons ATGCTAATGGTTGATATGACTTCTTTATCGTACTGTGCATTTGTTTTTCGAACTGAGGCATTACTGAATATGCAAGATTCGGACA TACACTCGTGTGAAGATGGACTTAAGGATCACATAAACAAAG TTAAGACTTTGCTTGAAGAGCTTGAATGTCTAGTCGAGGATGTCTATGCCATCACCCTAACCGCCAATATAAGTGCTCTGAAAGTTTCAGACAGTCATACCATTGACAGCAAGCTGACTATTGATTCGTGCATCATTGGGGTAGAAGTTTCTGTTCAAACATTTCCTTTTACTAATCATTTACATAGTGTTCTTTTCAACAGAGAATATCTTGCTGTTTACAATGATGAAGTAAGGTGGAAACCGGGTAACATGTTACATCTACTGCAGGAGGATAAAAGTGCAGATCAATTGGACAGTGATGTATTTCTTGTTACTGTGATGATCATTGTTCACAACATGTTGGAGCTTGACTATGCGATGCAG GAAAATATTGTTGGTGCATTATCCCTAAAAACGCTGCCATCAGAGCTTGAAGGATACTGCCTCATGTGGGATTTGCGCCCATACATTGACGATGATGTGATGCATCTTGCCTGGGAAATGTGTCCATAA
- the LOC101774834 gene encoding putative disease resistance protein RGA3: MAAPAPAPAPWPVSQDLAALAGRARSLSRGDAGLAGLAAALLRIQPVARELERRAWPPPARAEAPALHAWLAELGAALAEAEDLLDELHRRRLAGSAISNCVGAAFRGPARKLRRLAQRLDCARDDSERLRLGSAAGCGVRSPNRVTGSVLAERRVFGRDKECDDIVGRLIGDCVEIFPSVTPVVAVVGHGGMGKTVLAQCVYNDARVQGYFDLRVWICVWDRLDEAELTREILQSIGGVDDTPYDESLETLQEKLGEVVASKKFFLVLDDVWNDEGKTELENRSVWNKVLAPISSAAIGSKILVTTRMKLVAEVLNASYVVTLDGLKIVDCLLLLKETALGSETMEIPQDLLEFGRAIAAKVKGSPLATKVIGEMLRNTRSTQKWRALMDTEICDNIIISSLQLSYQHLPGHLQRCFAYCSIFPTTWRFNRYKLVKMWIALGFVQTPSEGKRLEDLGYKYFDDLLSRSFFGSANKDQQTYYFLDDLMHILAHHFSAQDCMKINEDIPVVIPPTVRHLSVSTDYLPQLKSKYRLGRLRTLLVLGSSSLSSSHFPGGSVMGKASTCEVDLIT; encoded by the exons atggccgcgcccgcgccagcgccagcgccgtgGCCCGTGTCGCAggacctcgccgcgctcgccggccgcgcccgctccctGTCCCGGGGCGACGCCGGCCTTGCGGGCCTCGCCGCGGCGCTCCTCCGGATCCAGCCCGTCGCCCGGGAGCTGGAGCGCCGGGCGTGGCCCCCGCCCGCCAGGGCCGAGGCCCCCGCGCTGCACGCCTGGCTCGCCGAGCTCGGGGCCGCCTTGGCCGAAGCCGAGGACCTCCTGGAcgagctccaccgccggcgcctgGCCGGCTCCGCGATCTCCAACTGCGTCGGTGCCGCGTTCCGTGGCCCCGCCCGGAAGCTGCGGCGCCTGGCCCAGAGGCTCGACTGCGCCCGCGACGACTCGGAGCGGCTGCGGCTTGGAAGCGCAGCGGGGTGCGGGGTGCGGTCGCCGAACCGCGTGACGGGCTCGGTGCTCGCGGAGCGGAGGGTCTTTGGGCGTGACAAAGAGTGCGACGACATAGTCGGCAGGCTCATCGGTGACTGCGTCGAAATTTTTCCTTCAGTAACGCCAGTTGTTGCAGTGGTTGGCCATGGAGGCATGGGAAAGACCGTGCTTGCTCAGTGCGTGTACAATGATGCGAGGGTTCAAGGGTATTTTGATCTTAGAGTTTGGATCTGCGTCTGGGATAGGTTGGATGAAGCTGAGCTCACCAGGGAGATATTGCAGTCCATTGGTGGTGTAGATGATACACCCTATGACGAGAGTTTGGAAACATTGCAGGAGAAGCTTGGGGAAGTGGTTGCGTCGAAGAAGTTCTTCCTAGTTCTTGATGATGTTTGGAATGATGAGGGGAAGACCGAGCTGGAGAATAGGTCTGTGTGGAACAAAGTGTTGGCACCTATTAGCTCTGCCGCAATCGGGAGCAAGATCTTGGTGACCACTCGGATGAAGCTAGTAGCAGAGGTTCTGAATGCATCATATGTGGTCACGCTTGACGGATTAAAAATTGTGGAttgtttgttgttgttgaagGAAACTGCGTTGGGTAGTGAAACCATGGAGATTCCTCAAGATCTACTAGAGTTTGGGAGAGCCATTGCTGCAAAGGTGAAGGGTTCACCTTTAGCCACCAAAGTTATTGGGGAAATGCTAAGGAACACCAGGAGCACACAGAAATGGAGAGCACTGATGGACACAGAAATTTGTGATAATATTATTATCTCCTCCCTCCAACTCAGTTATCAACACTTGCCAGGTCATCTCCAGCGCTGCTTTGCATACTGCAGCATTTTTCCAACGACTTGGAGGTTTAATCGATATAAGTTGGTCAAAATGTGGATAGCTCTCGGTTTCGTTCAAACACCATCAGAAGGGAAAAGGCTGGAAGATTTAGGGTACAAATACTTTGATGATCTCTTATCACGGTCCTTCTTTGGGTCTGCAAATAAAGATCAGCAAACATATTACTTCCTGGATGACCTAATGCACATTTTGGCGCATCATTTTTCTGCTCAAGATTGCATGAAAATTAATGAGGACATCCCTGTTGTGATTCCACCAACAGTTCGTCACCTATCTGTCTCAACTGATTATTTACCACAGCTGAAGAGCAAATACAGGTTGGGAAGGCTGCGGACATTATTAGTTCTTGGAAGCTCGTCGTTATCCTCGAGTCATTTCCCTG GTGGCAGTGTTATGGGCAAAGCATCAACCTGCGAGGTTGATTTAATAACATGA
- the LOC101774166 gene encoding putative disease resistance RPP13-like protein 1 has protein sequence MVEAVVGWLVCPIIKIVMDKAKSCASDRIRWQGDGVPKALERMKDLLAQLRAVAGAVQARGSPDKSRDLRAWLQQLIDAVYEARDVLDDFDDSAPQPESPVARFGKRILGADERVNRLKDVVEKLQAVQANSPALMQAAAAHGSGLGSGDLSGHHQGLHGGATGSVRDREHVVFGRDRELQDMVSWLVGTPDGGDARSVPVAAIMGHGGMGKTTLAQLLFEDQEVDSAFDLKIWIQPAATDNEFELAKQLLHSVNVDVPNGMKNFNWLQVKLQEEVSSRRFLLVIDDVWNWNREDINGHAYREMWSKVLAPIGNGKTTGSKIVITTRQKIMADLLYASKEVWLDDLPADAIWSLFKRCAFGEEDINKQPQELQDIGRKIAEKLKGSPMVAKAVGQMLEGSRRVTHWKRVLDMDSFDNIFKTLELCYHNLPEHLQPCFAICSLFPKKWRFKRDKLVKIWMALDFIQLEDVGSDYFDQLVDRSFFHRQKVGRRRYYYIHDLMHDLAENVSRFDCVRIEDAKQEIPKTVRHLSVSSDTMAQLKSRCELKRLHTLLILKGPSSSLDQLPDDLFTELRSLRVLGLEGCNIVRLSERIGNLKYLRYLALCKSITRLPQAVTKLYRLQTFSSPKGSGLEVPQNIVNLKRLRHLDMDTSKITGIGKLVHLQGSIKFHVKNEKGHTLGDLNGMSGLRKELHIKNLDVVKDQEEAYQAGLNKKENVKVLELEWNSTGKSVPSVEAKVLDGLEPHQYVKKLIIRRYHGNRSPNWLSESLRASDLYIKYLHLINCRKWEALPPLGQLPCLKVLHLKEMCSVKKISCDSYGTKLTAFPSLEELEFDDMPQWVEWTQEERNIEVFPKLRKLRLLNCPELIKVPHLPLSVRKVSVKNTGFVSQLKLSSSSSLSKASKFALDTCSATVLTNGLMHQQQVEAVAILTLRNCEDVKFEELQVLTSLKRLQISHSNINDEQLETCLRGLQALTWLEISNCNNITCLPQMESSDCLTKFHELHIQQCPEFSSLHSLPSFVALESILIENCSKVTVESFPTNFNNNSLRKLSIMNCAELESLPSRFPSSLQVLHLIGCKPTLMNRLQVKDGPEWDKIASIPIKQIR, from the coding sequence atggtggaggcggtggtAGGCTGGCTGGTGTGCCCGATCATCAAGATCGTCATGGACAAGGCAAAATCCTGCGCCTCCGACAGGATCAGGTGGCAGGGCGACGGCGTCCCCAAGGCTCTCGAGCGGATGAAAGACTTGCTGGCCCAGCTGCGCGCCGTGGCGGGCGCCGTCCAGGCGCGGGGCTCGCCGGACAAAAGCCGGGACCTCCGCGCGTGGCTTCAGCAGCTCATCGACGCCGTGTACGAGGCCAGAGACGTCCTCGACGACTTCGACGACTCGGCCCCGCAGCCCGAATCCCCCGTCGCCAGGTTCGGCAAGCGGATCTTGGGCGCCGACGAGCGCGTCAACAGGCTCAAGGACGTCGTCGAGAAGCTGCAAGCCGTCCAAGCTAACTCCCCGGCGCTgatgcaggcggcggcggcccatgGGTCGGGGTTGGGCTCCGGTGACCTGAGCGGCCACCACCAAGGGCTCCACGGCGGAGCCACGGGCTCCGTGCGCGACCGCGAGCACGTGGTGTTCGGGCGCGACAGGGAGCTGCAGGACATggtgtcgtggctcgtcggcacgcccgacggcggcgacgccagGTCTGTCCCGGTCGCCGCGATCATGGGCCATGGCGGGATGGGGAAGACCACGCTGGCGCAGCTCCTGTTCGAGGATCAGGAAGTGGACTCTGCCTTCGACCTCAAGATCTGGATCCAGCCCGCTGCTACGGACAACGAGTTTGAGCTCGCCAAGCAACTCCTGCATTCTGTCAATGTCGATGTGCCGAACGGCATGAAGAACTTCAACTGGTTACAGGTGAAACTCCAGGAGGAAGTCTCGTCGCGCAGATTTCTGCTGGTGATCGACGACGTCTGGAATTGGAACAGGGAGGACATAAACGGGCATGCCTACCGAGAAATGTGGTCCAAGGTGCTGGCACCCATCGGCAATGGGAAGACGACGGGGAGCAAGATTGTGATCACCACTCGCCAAAAAATCATGGCAGATTTGCTGTACGCAAGCAAGGAGGTCTGGTTGGATGACTTGCCGGCGGATGCCATCTGGTCTCTGTTCAAGAGGTGCGCCTTTGGCGAGGAAGACATTAATAAGCAGCCTCAAGAACTGCAAGACATCGGGAGAAAAATTGCTGAAAAGCTCAAGGGGTCACCAATGGTAGCCAAGGCCGTTGGACAGATGCTGGAAGGCAGCCGCAGGGTCACCCACTGGAAAAGGGTGCTCGATATGGATAGCTTTGACAATATTTTCAAAACATTGGAGTTGTGTTACCACAATTTACCAGAACACCTGCAACCATGCTTTGCAATCTGTAGCTTATTCCCAAAGAAGTGGAGGTTCAAGCGTGATAAGCTGGTGAAGATATGGATGGCCCTTGATTTCATCCAATTGGAGGATGTGGGGAGCGATTACTTTGATCAGCTTGTGGACAGGTCCTTTTTCCATAGGCAAAAGGTAGGGCGTCGGAGGTACTATTACATCCATGACCTGATGCATGATTTGGCCGAAAATGTTTCTCGCTTTGATTGCGTGAGAATTGAAGATGCAAAGCAAGAGATCCCAAAGACAGTCCGGCACCTCTCGGTGTCCAGTGATACCATGGCACAGCTCAAAAGCCGATGTGAGCTCAAAAGATTACACACATTGCTGATTCTCAAGGGCCCTTCCTCTTCGTTGGATCAACTGCCAGATGATCTTTTCACAGAGCTGAGAAGTCTTCGAGTTcttggcttggaaggctgtaATATCGTTCGTCTTTCAGAGCGAATTGGGAATCTTAAATACCTCAGATACCTGGCCCTTTGTAAATCAATCACCAGGCTTCCACAAGCAGTGACAAAGCTCTATCGtcttcaaacctttagtagtcCTAAGGGATCTGGCCTTGAGGTCCCCCAAAACATAGTAAACCTGAAACGTCTGCGACATTTGGATATGGATACATCAAAAATCACTGGTATTGGGAAACTGGTTCACCTGCAGGGATCAATTAAGTTCCATGTGAAAAATGAAAAGGGGCATACTTTAGGAGACTTGAATGGTATGAGTGGTCTTCGCAAAGAGCTTCATATCAAGAACCTTGATGTTGTAAAGGATCAGGAAGAAGCCTACCAAGCTGGATTAAACAAGAAGGAGAATGTTAAGGTCCTGGAGTTAGAATGGAACTCGACTGGTAAGAGTGTGCCTTCTGTTGAGGCTAAAGTCTTGGACGGTCTTGAACCGCACCAGTATGTTAAAAAGCTTATCATTAGAAGATATCATGGTAACAGATCACCAAACTGGTTGAGCGAAAGCTTGAGAGCGAGTGACCTATACATTAAATATCTGCATTTGATCAACTGCAGAAAGTGGGAGGCCTTGCCTCCTCTCGGGCAGCTTCCATGCCTCAAGGTTCTGCATTTGAAAGAGATGTGTTCAGTGAAAAAAATCAGCTGCGATTCCTATGGAACCAAATTAACTGCATTTCCATCTTTGGAGGAACTTGAATTTGATGATATGCCACAGTGGGTGGAGTGGACacaagaagaaaggaacatTGAAGTGTTCCCTAAACTCCGTAAACTGAGGCTTTTGAACTGTCCTGAGTTGATTAAGGTGCCTCATCTTCCTCTATCCGTTAGGAAGGTCTCGGTAAAAAATACCGGTTTTGTTTCACAACTGAAActatcatcctcctcctcgttaTCAAAAGCAAGCAAGTTTGCATTAGATACGTGCTCTGCCACCGTCCTCACAAATGGATTAATGCACCAGCAACAAGTGGAAGCAGTTGCTATTTTGACTCTGAGGAACTGTGAGGATGTAAAGTTTGAAGAGCTTCAGGTGCTGACTTCCTTGAAGAGGCTGCAAATATCTCATTCAAACATTAATGATGAGCAGTTGGAAACTTGTTTGAGGGGTTTACAAGCACTTACCTGGCTGGAGATATCAAACTGCAACAACATCACATGTCTTCCACAGATGGAAAGTTCAGACTGCTTAACAAAATTTCATGAGCTACACATTCAGCAGTGTCCTGAATTTTCCTCTCTACACTCACTGCCAAGTTTTGTGGCACTAGAAAGTATATTGATCGAAAATTGCTCCAAGGTCACTGTGGAATCTTTCCCTACCAACTTCAACAACAATTCTcttagaaaactgagcattatgAATTGTGCTGAGTTGGAGTCGCTGCCAAGTCGCTTCCCATCTTCGCTGCAAGTTCTTCATCTGATTGGGTGCAAACCAACTTTGATGAACCGACTGCAAGTCAAGGATGGACCAGAATGGGATAAAATAGCTAGTATTCCCATAAAACAAATCCGCTGA